One window of the Solanum stenotomum isolate F172 chromosome 11, ASM1918654v1, whole genome shotgun sequence genome contains the following:
- the LOC125843881 gene encoding F-box/FBD/LRR-repeat protein At1g13570-like — MTQDGTRCVIEGDSEDRISGLPRNVIDRILELIPVEDAARTSILSRNWRYIWATFPNLVLDYRFCRNFEGKLEFNFKEAVDCILLLHMGDIVKFVLDTRGVFTANSSYAIIDRWILYVTRNGVKMLTLHIANDDTYTLPSSIFICSTLTYLKLSNCVFRPPNPFLGFQNLITLRLEGSTFVPATSFCVIKAPLLARLDLILCRGTQYLNIVSPGLKFLYIQDSHSYLVLDCFMNCKNIRLLKLEFNRVVDDPTNDKISTLEKLLVSSPALEVLRLDSFFVERARIVPNGQPSTLNCLWHLYLDVDFSKMGQISNVLQLIKSSPNLRKLRILVHATSDNAETILKYLDTPSCLEQPLDKLEHIFINFFKRSKTELLFVKLLLSRTPSLLKMCIDQLADIDVDIALELMRFPRASPRAELFYSRITL, encoded by the exons ATGACTCAAG ATGGAACAAGATGTGTCATTGAAGGGGATAGTGAAGATAGAATCAGTGGTTTACCAAGAAATGTTATCGATCGTATCCTTGAGCTCATACCAGTTGAAGATGCAGCAAGAACTAGTATTTTGTCTCGAAACTGGAGATATATTTGGGCAACATTTCCAAATCTTGTGCTGGATTACCGCTTCTGTCGTAATTTTGAAGGTAAGTTGGAATTCAACTTCAAAGAAGCGGTAGATTGTATTCTGTTACTGCATATGGGGGACATTGTGAAATTTGTTCTTGACACTAGAGGAGTTTTTACTGCAAATTCTTCATATGCAATTATCGATAGATGGATTCTTTATGTCACCAGAAATGGAGTCAAGATGCTAACCCTTCACATTGCAAATGATGATACCTATACTCTGccttcttctatttttatttgttcaaccTTGACATATTTGAAACTCTCCAACTGTGTCTTCAGACCACCCAATCCCTTTCTTGGTTTTCAGAATCTTATTACCCTTCGTCTGGAAGGGTCAACCTTTGTGCCAGCCACATCATTTTGTGTTATCAAGGCTCCCCTTCTTGCCAGATTGGATTTGATCTTGTGTCGTGGTACGCAATACCTAAACATTGTTTCACCAGGGCTGAAGTTCTTGTACATTCAGGACAGTCACTCATATCTCGTGCTAGATTGCTTTATGAACTGCAAGAATATAAGACTGTTAAAACTTGAATTTAACAGAGTGGTTGATGATCCAACAAATGATAAAATATCAACTTTGGAGAAGCTTCTTGTTAGCTCTCCTGCACTTGAGGTACTCCGTTTAGATTCATTCTTTGTTGAG CGTGCACGCATTGTTCCGAATGGGCAACCTTCTACACTCAACTGCTTGTGGCATCTATATTTAGATGTAGACTTCAGCAAAATGGGTCAGATTTCTAATGTTCTGCAGTTAATTAAGAGTTCCCCCAATTTGAGGAAACTCCGTATTTtg GTCCATGCTACAAGTGACAATGCTGAAACAATCTTGAAGTATCTTGATACGCCATCCTGCCTGGAACAACCACTCGACAAGCTAGAGCACATTTTCATCAACTTTTTTAAGAGATCAAAAACTGAACTGCTTTTTGTAAAGCTATTGCTTTCTCGCACTCCATCTCTTTTAAAGATGTGCATTGACCAGCTTGCAGACATAGACGTTGATATTGCCTTAGAATTGATGCGTTTCCCCAGGGCTTCTCCGAGGGCAGAGCTATTCTATTCTCGGATAACTCTGTGA
- the LOC125843883 gene encoding geranylgeranyl pyrophosphate synthase 7, chloroplastic-like, translating to MAFLATISGLDNLFLSNTLNNNFAFSRKLPPSQSYSFLHKKIQASNVANSFRAFQVKEQEVSSKAEKFILPKFEFQEYMVMKALKVNKALDEAIPMQEPIKVHEAMRYSLLAGGKRVRPILCMASCEVVGGDESLAIPAACAVEMIHTMSLVHDDLPCMDNDDLRRGKPTNHKVFGENTAVLVGDALLSLAFEHVATKTQNVTPQRVVQAIGELGSAVGSEGLVAGQIVDLASEGKQVSLTELEYIHHHKTARLLEAAVVCGAIMGGGNEVDVERMRSYARCIGLLFQVVDDILDVTKSSDELGKTAGKDLITDKATYPKLMGLEKARQYASELMAKAMNELSYFDSAKAAPLYHIASYIANRQN from the coding sequence ATGGCATTTTTAGCTACCATTTCTGGCCTTGACAATCTGTTCCTTTCCAATACCCTAAACAATAACTTTGCTTTCAGTAGAAAGCTCCCACCTAGCCAGTCTTACAGTTTCCTTCACAAGAAAATCCAGGCTAGCAATGTCGCGAACTCATTCCGAGCTTTTCAAGTCAAGGAACAAGAAGTTTCATCCAAGGCAGAGAAATTCATCTTGCCTAAGTTTGAGTTTCAAGAATACATGGTAATGAAGGCACTCAAGGTAAACAAAGCACTAGATGAAGCAATACCAATGCAAGAGCCTATAAAAGTTCATGAAGCCATGAGGTACTCACTTCTAGCTGGAGGAAAACGTGTCCGGCCGATCCTCTGCATGGCTTCTTGTGAAGTTGTAGGAGGGGATGAATCCTTAGCTATACCTGCAGCTTGTGCGGTTGAGATGATCCATACCATGTCACTCGTCCATGATGATCTTCCTTGCATGGACAATGATGATCTACGTCGTGGCAAGCCCACAAACCATAAGGTTTTTGGGGAAAACACTGCAGTTCTTGTAGGGGATGCACTTTTGTCTTTGGCCTTTGAACATGTGGCTACCAAGACTCAGAATGTGACACCCCAAAGAGTGGTTCAAGCCATTGGGGAATTGGGTTCAGCCGTTGGCTCAGAAGGGCTCGTGGCAGGGCAGATTGTGGACTTGGCGAGTGAGGGAAAACAAGTTAGCCTAACTGAACTGGAGTACATTCACCACCATAAGACGGCGAGGCTTTTGGAGGCTGCTGTGGTTTGTGGGGCAATAATGGGGGGAGGAAATGAGGTTGATGTGGAGAGAATGAGGAGCTATGCTAGGTGCATTGGACTGTTGTTTCAAGTGGTAGATGATATTCTTGATGTTACTAAGTCATCAGATGAGTTGGGAAAGACAGCTGGTAAGGACCTAATAACAGATAAGGCTACATATCCTAAGTTGATGGGGCTAGAAAAGGCTCGGCAATATGCCAGTGAGCTGATGGCTAAGGCCATGAATGAGCTAAGCTACTTTGATTCTGCAAAGGCAGCACCTCTTTATCATATTGCTAGTTATATTGCAAATCGACAGAATTGA
- the LOC125843897 gene encoding glutathione S-transferase DHAR3, chloroplastic, which translates to MSTVKITPSAASFATSIKHLAGIQLPRLQNTIFTSNSTKFRAPRRAFTVSMAASLDTPLEVCVKQSITTPNKLGDCPFTQRVLLTLEEKHLPYDMKFVDLSNKPDWFLKISPEGKVPLIKLDEKWVPDSDVITQALEEKFPEPPLTTPPEKASVGSKIFPKFVAFLKSKDPSDGTEQALLDELTVFNDYLKENGPFINGNEVSAADLSLGPKLYHLEIALGHYKNWSIPDSLSYVKSYMKSIFSRESFINTRALKEDVIEGWRPKVMG; encoded by the exons ATGTCGACAGTAAAGATAACACCATCAGCTGCTTCATTTGCGACTTCTATCAAACACCTTGCGGGCATTCAACTACCTCGACTCCAAAACACCATTTTCACCTCCAATTCCACTAAGTTTAGAGCACCCAGAAGAGCTTTTACTGTATCAATGGCGGCTTCACTCGACACCCCTCTTGAAGTTTGCGTCAAACAATCAATCACAACTCCTAACAAGCTCGGCGACT GCCCATTCACTCAGAGGGTTTTGCTTACGTTGGAGGAAAAGCACCTTCCATATGACATGAAGTTTGTTGATTTAAGTAACAAGCCTGACTG GTTTTTGAagataagcccagaaggtaaaGTTCCACTTATTAAACTTGATGAGAAATGGGTTCCAGATTCAGATGTTATCACACAGGCACTGGAGGAGAAGTTCCCTGAACCTCCGCTGACAACTCCTCCTGAGAAGGCTTCTGT TGGATCAAAGATCTTCCCCAAGTTTGTTGCTTTTCTGAAAAGCAAAGACCCCAGTGATGGAACAGAGCAGGCTTTACTTGATGAGCTGACAGTTTTCAATGATTACCTTAAAGAAAAT GGTCCGTTTATCAACGGAAATGAGGTATCTGCTGCTGATTTGTCGCTTGGACCAAAACTATATCATTTAGAAATAGCTTTGGGGCACTATAAGAATTGGTCTATTCCAGATTCACTTTCTTACGTGAAATCATACATGAAG AGTATATTCTCCAGGGAATCATTCATCAACACGCGGGCACTAAAAGAAGACGTCATTGAGGGTTGGCGACCAAAAGTCATGGGTTAG
- the LOC125843876 gene encoding DELLA protein GAI, whose product MKRDRDREREKKSFNGGVSNGGFSGKGKIWEEDEEETPDAGMDELLAVLGYKVKSSDMADVAQKLEQLEMAMGTTMEDGITHLSTDTVHKNPSDMAGWVQSMLSSISTNFDMCNQENELVLSGCGSSSSIIDFSRNEQNHRTTTISDDDLRAIPGGAVFNSDSNKRQRSSSSFSTSMLTDSSAARPVVLVDSQETGVRLVHTLMACAEAVQQENLTLADQLVRHIGILAVSQSGAMRKVATYFAEALARRIYKIYPQDSIESSYTDVLQMHFYETCPYLKFAHFTANQAILEAFTGCNKVHVIDFSLKQGMQWPALMQALALRPGGPPAFRLTGIGPPQPDNTDALQQVGWKLAQLAETIGVEFEFRGFVANSLADLDATILDIRPSETEAVAINSVFELHRLLSRPGAIEKVLNSIKQINPKIVTLVEQEANHNAGVFIDRFNEALHYYSTMFDSLESSGSSSSASPTGILPQPPVNNQDLVMSEVYLGRQICNVVACEGSDRVERHETLNQWRVRMNSSGFDPVHLGSNAFKQASMLLALFAGGDGYRVEENDGCLMLGWHTRPLIATSAWKLSPDSGTGAGEVEM is encoded by the coding sequence ATGAAGAGAGATCGAGatcgagaaagagagaaaaaatccTTTAATGGTGGTGTCTCTAATGGCGGTTTTTCAGGTAAAGGTAAGATttgggaagaagatgaagaagaaacaccAGATGCAGGAATGGATGAGCTTTTAGCTGTTTTGGGTTATAAAGTTAAGTCATCTGATATGGCTGATGTTGCTCAAAAACTTGAACAGCTTGAGATGGCTATGGGTACAACTATGGAAGATGGTATCACTCATCTTTCTACTGATACTGTTCATAAAAACCCATCTGATATGGCTGGTTGGGTACAAAGTATGTTGTCTTCCATTTCAACAAACTTTGATATGTGTaatcaagaaaatgaattaGTCCTTTCTGGTTGtggttcttcttcttccataATCGATTTCTCCAGAAATGAACAAAATCATCGAACAACCACCATTTCTGATGATGATTTAAGAGCTATACCTGGTGGTGCTGTTTTCAATTCAGATAGCAATAAAAGACAgagatcaagttcaagtttttcaaCCTCTATGTTAACAGATTCATCAGCAGCTAGACCTGTTGTACTAGTTGATTCACAAGAAACTGGTGTTCGTCTTGTTCATACTTTAATGGCTTGTGCTGAAGCTGTACAACAAGAAAATCTAACTCTAGCTGATCAACTTGTTAGACATATTGGTATTCTTGCTGTTTCACAATCTGGTGCTATGAGAAAAGTTGCTACTTACTTTGCTGAAGCATTAGCAAGAAGAATCTACAAAATTTATCCACAAGATTCAATTGAATCATCATATACAGATGTTTTACAAATGCATTTCTACGAAACTTGCCCTTATCTCAAATTCGCGCATTTTACTGCAAATCAAGCGATTCTTGAAGCGTTTACAGGTTGTAACAAAGTTCATGTCATTGATTTCAGCTTAAAACAGGGTATGCAATGGCCTGCACTTATGCAAGCTTTAGCTTTACGCCCCGGTGGACCGCCTGCATTTAGACTCACCGGAATAGGCCCTCCACAACCGGATAACACAGATGCGTTGCAACAAGTTGGATGGAAGTTGGCTCAGTTAGCTGAAACAATCGGAGTTGAATTCGAATTCAGGGGATTTGTTGCTAATTCATTAGCAGATCTTGATGCAACTATACTTGATATAAGGCCAAGTGAAACTGAAGCAGTAGCTATAAACTCTGTTTTTGAGCTTCATCGATTGTTATCCCGGCCGGGAGCAATCGAAAAAGTGTTAAATTCTATTAAACAAATTAACCCGAAGATCGTTACTCTTGTTGAACAAGAAGCGAATCATAACGCAGGGGTTTTCATTGATAGATTTAACGAAGCTTTGCATTATTACTCAACCATGTTTGATTCGTTAGAAAGCTCTGGGTCTTCGTCTTCGGCTTCACCAACTGGGATTCTTCCTCAACCTCCGGTGAACAATCAGGATTTGGTGATGTCAGAGGTTTATTTAGGGAGACAGATTTGTAACGTGGTGGCTTGTGAAGGTTCGGATCGAGTTGAACGACATGAAACACTGAATCAATGGAGGGTTAGGATGAATTCATCTGGGTTCGATCCGGTTCATCTGGGTTCAAATGCGTTCAAACAAGCTTCCATGCTTTTAGCTCTGTTCGCCGGCGGCGATGGTTACAGAGTGGAGGAAAACGATGGGTGCCTTATGTTGGGGTGGCATACACGGCCACTTATAGCAACCTCCGCCTGGAAGCTCTCGCCGGACTCCGGCACCGGCGCCGGAGAAGTTGAGATGTGA